Proteins from one Fragaria vesca subsp. vesca linkage group LG6, FraVesHawaii_1.0, whole genome shotgun sequence genomic window:
- the LOC101305683 gene encoding uncharacterized protein LOC101305683, whose product MKPSVVLHALNDSTVAAFVDDTTPFEKCSKECFDELDVDADGVLSREELRSGFGNLLPGIGYLSQPKEELNSLHDAIFERFDADGNGVVDRGEFKELLREIMLGVARGIGGSPVLVALEHGSLLMRAAQHEHEQNTKE is encoded by the coding sequence ATGAAGCCCAGTGTTGTTCTGCATGCCCTAAACGACTCCACGGTGGCCGCATTTGTTGACGACACGACGCCGTTCGAGAAATGCAGCAAGGAATGCTTCGACGAGCTCGACGTTGACGCCGACGGCGTGTTGTCGAGGGAGGAGCTCCGTTCTGGTTTTGGTAATCTGCTGCCGGGAATAGGGTACTTGTCTCAGCCCAAAGAGGAGTTGAATAGTTTGCATGATGCGATATTCGAGAGGTTCGATGCGGATGGAAACGGCGTCGTTGATAGGGGTGAGTTTAAGGAGCTGTTGAGGGAGATCATGCTTGGGGTGGCGCGTGGGATTGGGGGGTCGCCGGTGCTGGTGGCGCTTGAGCATGGCAGTCTGCTTATGAGGGCGGCTCAACATGAACATGAACAGAATACGAAGGAATAG
- the LOC101305965 gene encoding uncharacterized protein LOC101305965: MIPACFSQPNTISSSSQVPQNLITCIYQTQLCNSPTYLTLTWSKTLFSHSLTIHAPDSFSITISLNPTTFSFFRSKPGSKSILLTQHHYQKIKLYWDFSRANFAHNSAEPESGFYIAISCNARVQFFLGDLLDELTRRSGLLGAHQLGQPTLLSRREHVFGHKNYISRAQFLGSKHEIGIECSEGTLKVKVDGETSLIVKRLAWKFRGNERIFVGGVEFEFYWDVFNWVNDRKGTTNGTGHGVFVFQVGDGGVWPEMVGSEKRLMRKSLSMSAASASMPSMVSLSPSPSCSSVLQWAEESSDGGRSSCSSTRSSGSNGGFSLLLYAWRKD; encoded by the coding sequence ATGATCCCAGCATGTTTCAGCCAACCCAACACAATCTCAAGCAGCTCTCAAGTGCCTCAAAACCTCATAACCTGCATATACCAAACTCAGCTTTGCAACTCACCTACATATCTCACTCTCACTTGGTCCAAAACCCTCTTCTCTCACTCCCTAACTATACATGCTCCAGACTCTTTTTCCATCACCATTTCTCTCAATCCAACAACCTTCTCATTTTTCCGAAGTAAACCAGGTTCCAAGTCCATCCTCTTAACCCAACACCATTACCAGAAAATCAAACTCTACTGGGATTTCAGTCGGGCTAACTTTGCTCACAACTCGGCTGAGCCTGAGTCTGGCTTTTACATTGCAATTTCTTGCAATGCTAGAGTTCAGTTCTTTCTAGGCGATCTTTTGGATGAGTTGACTCGGCGATCAGGGTTACTTGGGGCTCACCAACTTGGACAACCAACACTACTGTCAAGGCGAGAGCATGTGTTTGGGCATAAGAATTACATATCTCGAGCTCAGTTCTTGGGGTCCAAGCATGAGATTGGCATAGAGTGCAGTGAGGGTACTCTCAAAGTGAAGGTAGATGGAGAAACTAGCCTAATTGTGAAAAGGCTGGCTTGGAAGTTTAGAGGCAATGAGAGAATTTTTGTTGGTGGAGTCGAGTTTGAATTCTATTGGGATGTGTTCAACTGGGTTAATGATCGTAAAGGTACTACTAATGGCACTGGACATGGTGTATTTGTTTTCCAAGTTGGTGATGGTGGGGTGTGGCCAGAAATGGTAGGTTCTGAGAAGAGGTTGATGAGGAAGAGCTTGTCAATGTCGGCTGCTTCAGCGTCAATGCCCTCGATGGTCTCATTATCGCCGTCCCCATCATGCTCGAGTGTGTTGCAATGGGCAGAGGAAAGCAGTGATGGTGGGAGAAGTTCATGTTCATCTACTAGGTCCAGTGGTAGTAATGGAGGGTTTTCTTTGTTGCTCTATGCTTGGAGGAAGGATTGA
- the LOC101306256 gene encoding uncharacterized protein LOC101306256, producing the protein MAGVCCSPRVRIPLLPHPTRIHKIQCCAKAPDNKPKRETPPILKVAVTGATELLRVLSSFNPTTRLEKADDKQRDEFSVIGIDDVVSILEADYKNAYFVTGIFTSAIYAEDCVFEDPTIRFQGTELYARNLKLLVPFFDSPSIGLEKIEKGIDSEATFVLATWKLRTYLKLPWRPLISIDGSTVYNLDDKFKIVRHAESWNVSAIEAVGQIFRPSGRSDD; encoded by the exons ATGGCGGGAGTGTGCTGCTCTCCGAGAGTACGGATTCCTCTGCTCCCACACCCCACG AGAATCCACAAAATCCAGTGCTGCGCAAAAGCACCGGATAACAAACCCAAGAGAGAAACTCCGCCGATACTTAAAGTCGCAGTGACCGGAGCCACCGAGCTCCTCAGGGTTCTGTCTTCCTTCAACCCAACAACCAG ATTGGAAAAAGCGGATGATAAACAAAGGGACGAGTTTTCGGTTATAGGAATAGATGATGTTGTGTCGATTCTAGAAGCTGATTACAAGAACGCGTATTTCGTGACAG GCATTTTCACGTCGGCAATTTATGCTGAAGATTGTGTCTTTGAGGATCCAACTATTAGATTTCAAG GTACGGAGTTGTATGCTCGCAACTTGAAATTGCTTGTTCCTTTCTTTGACTCGCCATCGATTGGATTGGAAAAGATCGAGAAG GGTATTGATTCTGAAGCAACCTTTGTTCTAGCAACATGGAAACTAAG GACCTACCTGAAGCTCCCATGGAGGCCTTTGATTTCTATTGATGGAAGTACGGTCTACAACTTGGATGATAAGTTTAAA ATTGTAAGGCATGCTGAGAGCTGGAATGTTTCTGCAATTGAAGCAGTTGGCCAGATATTCAGACCTTCTGGTAGGTCAGATGACTGA
- the LOC101295824 gene encoding DNA-damage-repair/toleration protein DRT102-like produces MAETTTAARPPLKIIAGADSFGCTLKDALVSHLRSLNIDVEDLGTSAYYSIAAEVGRRVSSSSAAADTETRGLVACGTGVGVAMFANKFPGVFAATCLSPADALNARSINNSNVLAVSGMSTPPESAVEILDTWLNTPFKSPCPASESKPWPEEVSSFLDKSINEMPKIGADSAPQDASCSICCLLKNRDLREIDIIPGGSMKIVRESPTSAVVRFKAGSVEPAHHHTFGHDLVVMEGKKSVWNLTKSERFDLAVGDYLFTPAGDVHRVKYYEDTEFFIKWDGKWDMFFDEDLEAAKKAIDQELQNGGK; encoded by the coding sequence ATGGCGGAAACCACCACCGCCGCACGGCCGCCGCTCAAAATCATCGCCGGCGCCGACTCCTTCGGCTGCACACTCAAAGACGCCTTGGTCTCCCACCTCCGATCCCTCAACATCGACGTCGAGGACCTCGGAACCTCCGCCTACTACTCCATCGCCGCCGAAGTCGGCCGCCGCGTCTCCTCCTCCTCCGCCGCCGCCGACACCGAAACCCGCGGACTCGTCGCCTGCGGCACCGGCGTCGGCGTCGCGATGTTCGCCAACAAGTTCCCCGGAGTCTTCGCCGCCACGTGTCTCTCCCCCGCCGACGCCCTCAACGCCCGCTCCATCAACAACTCCAACGTCCTCGCCGTCTCCGGCATGTCGACCCCGCCGGAATCCGCCGTCGAGATCCTCGACACCTGGCTCAACACTCCCTTCAAATCCCCATGCCCGGCGTCGGAGTCAAAACCCTGGCCGGAAGAGGTTTCATCGTTTCTCGACAAATCTATCAACGAAATGCCGAAAATCGGGGCGGATTCTGCTCCGCAAGACGCGTCTTGCTCAATCTGTTGTCTGCTGAAAAATCGGGATTTGAGAGAAATTGATATCATTCCGGGTGGGTCAATGAAGATAGTGAGGGAGAGTCCCACGTCGGCTGTAGTTAGGTTTAAGGCCGGGAGCGTGGAGCCGGCGCACCACCACACATTCGGGCACGATTTGGTGGTGATGGAGGGGAAGAAGAGTGTGTGGAATTTAACCAAGAGTGAGAGGTTTGATCTGGCTGTTGGGGACTACTTGTTTACTCCAGCCGGGGATGTGCATAGAGTCAAGTACTATGAAGATACCGAGTTCTTTATCAAGTGGGATGGGAAATGGGATATGTTTTTCGATGAGGATCTTGAGGCTGCGAAGAAGGCTATTGATCAGGAGTTGCAGAATGGAGGTAAGTGA